The genomic DNA GGTCATTGGCGGGCACTCCGTGGTAGCTTACGGTCGTGCCGTAAAAATCGTCGCTCCCCTTACAGCAAGTTTTACCATGAGCTGCATTCAAAACATGGGTAATCCCCAGCTTCCATAAGCCATATCTGTCATGGGACATAAACCTGTTAAAACAGAAACACCCACAACAATGCATATATAATTAATACCACACACGTGTGTTCCCGTgcttctgtgtgcatgcgtgtgcatgcgtgtccaCTCCATGGTGGCTCAAATGGTGACCCATGGACTTGCATTGGGCCCTACAACCCCAGGCCACCCCGTCCCAACATAATTACAGTACTGGTTTTGAGGTCCCCTGTCTGTCAGGGTCCTTCGAATTATCCTAAATACAACAAccttgtatatatttgtgtgtgtgtgtgtgtgtggacatgtattactatctttgtgagaaccaaatgtccccacaaggatagaaagatgaggaaaatgacGCAAAaaaccttttgctggtccccacaagttcaagaggctcttttagggttaggacttagggttagggttagggttataattaggttaaggttagggttaaggttaggcatgtattggttggggttatggttagggttagggttagaggttacggaatgaatgtagtcaatgggaagtcctcacaagcaTAGCAATAcattcttgtgtttgtgtgcgtgtgtgaatgggcataaaataaaattaaaaaataaataatggactTTATAGAAAAAGAATGTTACTTACATGTCTCCGAGAAACAAATTGGGCCATACCTCATCGACATGATTGCAGGAGGTTTGACCACTGTGCAGAATTTCCTCTAGCGCTGTCAGCGACGGAGTTCCGTGGGAAACTCCGCAGTGTTCATGGACCGGAAAACACGATATTGATCCCTCCGTTGCCATTATTACTCGGGGTCTATAATCTTGCTTCTCAGCTCCGTTAGCAAAGTTGTTTACTTCACATGTGGCAAGAGTGACGTGAACAGGTGCCGATTTAACTCTAAATCAACTTTATAAAAATAGACCTCAATACTTTTTATTCCGTGGCATACACTTTGATAACATtcgtgtgtatgtatttgaaatgattttgttgtaAAACGCATGCTTAATGTTGACTGATAAAACTAAGTAGCTCAGCGAAATAGGGTCGTTGTTAAATCGATATTAAAACGGAGCAGTCCAAAACTGATTAGATTTAGGTGCTATTTTTTACATGAACGGATTGCTTCAGTGCACCCACTACAGCAAGCCATTTATGTTGTCTAGTAGCTAGATGTCACTGTTAGCCCAATATGCACCGTGCTACCCTTCGAAATAACCTGCCATAACTCGTACGTGCAGTTCCTTGTTTACTTAAGAGCATGTTTTACTGTTCGAGCAT from Anguilla rostrata isolate EN2019 chromosome 18, ASM1855537v3, whole genome shotgun sequence includes the following:
- the si:ch211-223p8.8 gene encoding dual specificity protein phosphatase 13A family protein translates to MATEGSISCFPVHEHCGVSHGTPSLTALEEILHSGQTSCNHVDEVWPNLFLGDMFMSHDRYGLWKLGITHVLNAAHGKTCCKGSDDFYGTTVSYHGVPANDLPTFDLSPYFFPAAEYIHTALTTPGGRVFVHCAVGVSRSAALVLAYLMIHHGLSLADAIRKVKEARWIFPNRGFLKQLRALDMSLRGEGMTETDDGQMT